One stretch of Harmonia axyridis chromosome 1, icHarAxyr1.1, whole genome shotgun sequence DNA includes these proteins:
- the LOC123671717 gene encoding dihydroxyacetone phosphate acyltransferase isoform X1 translates to MQSKVFEDILEPRRTELCHYIWISRRIDAAIAFKQRVRPNPESHKEAVLKNIQIQEFLDKISREKNIPKQYLETQVQLILDEIGYNKNLRIIRGLALLLIKICLKVCKGIYINNDSILHTKTLMGNNPIIFVPSHRSYADFILMSFVCFTYDVEIPCIAAGMDFHGMWAMGSILRDTGAFFMRRSYNNDYLYWTTFKQYINQLVINGELPIEFFIEGTRSRSNKSLMPKYGLLNMILKPLFLRQVPDIIFVPISISYERIMEEKLFSYELLGVPKPKESTSGFFKSLSIIKESYGSVHLNFGHPISGRKFFGEKLQTSHHSIGSIHQQELSEYDKNIIPSLAHEIIHCQQKLSILNIINLIALLVNHNLSNCKELLSYVELRDKVLWLKKMLEELGANIWCTDVDNEIQEALKVHNNKIILNNGKIDVARENIDLTNLNVTKLKAHRLTEEVMSYSVPLVMLYIYINPVLHHLVDLAIIVAVFKQKVQITIDDLRNHYIYMRTILLYEFVTYFPDIEKEFMKAFSQSITLELIVKTSDTNYSLGKNEDMQEILLSSIQPFLYSYYKMVIVLETYGSCDEKKILTETQKQIVSEMKNLFIHPYSLNLDTFSHCLSSLTNFKAVERVKSTNGLSYNVDYEKLLEIKANLEPYILELYKGKILTTLSKHKL, encoded by the exons ATGCAGTCGAAGGTTTTTGAGGATATTTTAGAACCTCGAAGAACAGAGCTTTGTCATTACATTTGGATTTCGAGAAGAATTGATGCAGCCATAGCATTTAAACAAAGGGTTAGACCTAATCCAGAAAGCCATAAAGAAGCTGTACTtaagaatattcaaattcaagaatttttggATAAA ATAtccagagaaaaaaatattcccaAACAATATTTAGAAACACAAGTTCAGCTCATCTTAGATGAAATTGGGTATAATAAAAATCTCAGAATAATACGTGGATTAGCTTTATTACTCATCAAGATCTGTCTCAAAGTTTGTAAGGGTATTTACATCAATAATGACAGTATTTTACAT actAAAACCTTAATGGGCAATAACCCTATAATTTTTGTTCCAAGTCATCGAAGTTATgcagatttcattttgatgtcATTTGTATGTTTCACATATGATGTTGAAATACCTTGTATTGCTGCAGGAATGG ATTTCCATGGGATGTGGGCAATGGGTTCAATTTTAAGGGATACAGGAGCGTTTTTCATGAGAAGATCTTATAATAATGATTATTTGTATTGGACTACATTCAAACAATATATCAATCAGCTTGTAATAAATGGGGAGTTACCAATAGAGTTCTTTATTGAGGGAACTCGTAGTAGAAGTAATAAATCTTTGATGCCAAAATATG GTCTACTTAATATGATTCTAAAACCATTATTTCTAAGACAAGTGCCAGATATCATATTTGTGCCAATAAGTATTAGTTATGAGAGAattatggaagaaaaattattttcctatGAATTATTGGGAGTTCCGAAACCTAAAGAGAGTACATCT gGGTTTTTCAAGTCACTCAGCATTATAAAGGAAAGTTATGGAAGTGTCCATTTGAATTTTGGCCATCCAATATCTGGAAGAAAATTCTTCGGAGAAAAATTGCAAACATCTCATCATTCCATAGGATCTATTCATCAACAAGAGTTGAGTGAATATGATAAAAACATTATACCATCCCTTGCACATGAAATCATCCACTGTCAacaaaaattgtcaattttgaatattataaatttgattgCTCTCCTTGTTAACCATAATCTATCTAATTGTAAAGAGCTTCTCAGTTATGTTGAATTGAGAGATAAGGTTTTAtggttaaaaaaaatgttggaggAACTTGGAGCAAATATATGGTGCACAGATGTAGACAACGAAATCCAAGAAGCTTTAAAAGTacacaataataaaattattctaAATAACGGAAAGATTGATGTTGCACGAGAAAATATTGACTTAACAAATTTGAATGTGACAAAATTAAAGGCCCacaggcttacagaggaagtcATGTCATATTCTGTTCCTTTAGTTATGCTCTACATTTATATAAATCCAGTTTTACATCACTTAGTTGATTTAGCAATAATCGTAGCAGTATTCAAACAGAAAGTGCAAATAACAATAG ATGATCTgcgaaatcattacatttacatgagaactatattattatatgaGTTTGTTACATATTTTCCGGATATAGAGAAG GAATTTATGAAAGCTTTCAGCCAAAGTATTACTTTAGAATTGATTGTAAAAACCAGTGATACCAATTATAGTTTAGGAAAAAATGAAGATATGCAAGAAATATTACTATCTTCTATACAGCCATTCTTATATTCATACTACAAAATGGTCATAGTTCTTGAG ACTTATGGAAGttgtgatgaaaaaaaaatattgactgAAACACAAAAGCAAATTgtttctgaaatgaaaaacttGTTTATACATCCCTATAGTTTGAATTTGGACACATTTTCGCATTGCTTAAGTTCACTGACTAATTTTAAGGCTGTGGAGAGGGTTAAAAG taCCAATGGTCTTTCATATAATGTggattatgaaaaattattggaaataaaagcAAATTTAG agccATATATATTGGagttatacaagggaaaaataTTGACAACTTTGTCAAAACATAAATTATAA
- the LOC123671720 gene encoding pre-mRNA-splicing factor 38 — protein MANRTVKDAKSIHGTNPQYLVEKIIRSRIYDSKYWKEECFALTAELLVDKAMELRFIGGVFGGNIKPTPFLCLTLKMLQIQPEKDIVVEFIKNEEFKYVRALGAFYMRLTGTSLDSYKYLEPLYNDNRKLRRQNRNAEFELVHMDEFIDELLRDERVCDVILPRIQKRHILEENNEIEAKISALEDDLDEDMELEDDATKYQLEDYVPEKKEKERKRKRSKSRDRGRRSRSHSRDRHKRDKERKDRKDREKERDRRDKKDKDRKDRKRDDEKYRDRDRH, from the exons ATGGCTAATCGAACAGTTAAAGACGCTAAATCCATTCATGGAACGAATCCAcaatatttagtggaaaaaattATCCGCTCTAGAATATACGATTCAAAATATTGGAAAGAAGAATGTTTCGCTCTAACTGCGGAACTTTTAGTGGATAAAGCGATGGAATTGCGTTTTATAGGAGGAGTATTTGGTGGTAATATCAAGCCCACTCCTTTCTTATGCCTGACTTTGAAAATGCTGCAAATTCAACCTGAAAAAGATATTGTTGTCGAGTTTATTAAGAATGAAGAATTCAAGTATGTTAGAGCTCTTGGAGCTTTTTACATGAGATTGACAGGTACTTCACTAGATTCTTACAAATACTTAGAGCCTTTATACAATGATAATAGAAAATTGAGAAGGCAGAACAGAAATGCTGAGTTTGAGCTAGTTCATATGGACGAGTTCATAGATGAATTATTAAGAGATGAGCGG GTTTGTGATGTTATACTGCCTAGAATTCAAAAGCGACATATCTtagaagaaaataatgaaattgaagcCAAAATTTCAGCATTAGAAGATGATTTAGATGAAGATATGGAGTTGGAAGATGATGCTACTAAGTATCAGTTAGAAGATTATGTACCAGAGAAAAAGGAGAAGGAAAGAAAAAGGAAAAGAAGTAAATCGAGAGACAGAGGGAGAAGAAGTAGAAGTCATAGCAGAGATAGGCATAAAAGAGATAAAGAAAGAAAAGACAGAAAAGATCGTGAGAAAGAAAGAGATAGAAGAGATAAGAAAGATAAAGACAGAAAAGATAGGAAAAGGGATGATGAAAAGTATAGGGATAGGGATAgacattaa
- the LOC123671717 gene encoding dihydroxyacetone phosphate acyltransferase isoform X2 produces MGNNPIIFVPSHRSYADFILMSFVCFTYDVEIPCIAAGMDFHGMWAMGSILRDTGAFFMRRSYNNDYLYWTTFKQYINQLVINGELPIEFFIEGTRSRSNKSLMPKYGLLNMILKPLFLRQVPDIIFVPISISYERIMEEKLFSYELLGVPKPKESTSGFFKSLSIIKESYGSVHLNFGHPISGRKFFGEKLQTSHHSIGSIHQQELSEYDKNIIPSLAHEIIHCQQKLSILNIINLIALLVNHNLSNCKELLSYVELRDKVLWLKKMLEELGANIWCTDVDNEIQEALKVHNNKIILNNGKIDVARENIDLTNLNVTKLKAHRLTEEVMSYSVPLVMLYIYINPVLHHLVDLAIIVAVFKQKVQITIDDLRNHYIYMRTILLYEFVTYFPDIEKEFMKAFSQSITLELIVKTSDTNYSLGKNEDMQEILLSSIQPFLYSYYKMVIVLETYGSCDEKKILTETQKQIVSEMKNLFIHPYSLNLDTFSHCLSSLTNFKAVERVKSTNGLSYNVDYEKLLEIKANLEPYILELYKGKILTTLSKHKL; encoded by the exons ATGGGCAATAACCCTATAATTTTTGTTCCAAGTCATCGAAGTTATgcagatttcattttgatgtcATTTGTATGTTTCACATATGATGTTGAAATACCTTGTATTGCTGCAGGAATGG ATTTCCATGGGATGTGGGCAATGGGTTCAATTTTAAGGGATACAGGAGCGTTTTTCATGAGAAGATCTTATAATAATGATTATTTGTATTGGACTACATTCAAACAATATATCAATCAGCTTGTAATAAATGGGGAGTTACCAATAGAGTTCTTTATTGAGGGAACTCGTAGTAGAAGTAATAAATCTTTGATGCCAAAATATG GTCTACTTAATATGATTCTAAAACCATTATTTCTAAGACAAGTGCCAGATATCATATTTGTGCCAATAAGTATTAGTTATGAGAGAattatggaagaaaaattattttcctatGAATTATTGGGAGTTCCGAAACCTAAAGAGAGTACATCT gGGTTTTTCAAGTCACTCAGCATTATAAAGGAAAGTTATGGAAGTGTCCATTTGAATTTTGGCCATCCAATATCTGGAAGAAAATTCTTCGGAGAAAAATTGCAAACATCTCATCATTCCATAGGATCTATTCATCAACAAGAGTTGAGTGAATATGATAAAAACATTATACCATCCCTTGCACATGAAATCATCCACTGTCAacaaaaattgtcaattttgaatattataaatttgattgCTCTCCTTGTTAACCATAATCTATCTAATTGTAAAGAGCTTCTCAGTTATGTTGAATTGAGAGATAAGGTTTTAtggttaaaaaaaatgttggaggAACTTGGAGCAAATATATGGTGCACAGATGTAGACAACGAAATCCAAGAAGCTTTAAAAGTacacaataataaaattattctaAATAACGGAAAGATTGATGTTGCACGAGAAAATATTGACTTAACAAATTTGAATGTGACAAAATTAAAGGCCCacaggcttacagaggaagtcATGTCATATTCTGTTCCTTTAGTTATGCTCTACATTTATATAAATCCAGTTTTACATCACTTAGTTGATTTAGCAATAATCGTAGCAGTATTCAAACAGAAAGTGCAAATAACAATAG ATGATCTgcgaaatcattacatttacatgagaactatattattatatgaGTTTGTTACATATTTTCCGGATATAGAGAAG GAATTTATGAAAGCTTTCAGCCAAAGTATTACTTTAGAATTGATTGTAAAAACCAGTGATACCAATTATAGTTTAGGAAAAAATGAAGATATGCAAGAAATATTACTATCTTCTATACAGCCATTCTTATATTCATACTACAAAATGGTCATAGTTCTTGAG ACTTATGGAAGttgtgatgaaaaaaaaatattgactgAAACACAAAAGCAAATTgtttctgaaatgaaaaacttGTTTATACATCCCTATAGTTTGAATTTGGACACATTTTCGCATTGCTTAAGTTCACTGACTAATTTTAAGGCTGTGGAGAGGGTTAAAAG taCCAATGGTCTTTCATATAATGTggattatgaaaaattattggaaataaaagcAAATTTAG agccATATATATTGGagttatacaagggaaaaataTTGACAACTTTGTCAAAACATAAATTATAA